Below is a genomic region from Desulfuromonas sp..
AATCCTCGAAATGGAGATCGACTGACCATGTGCATCGACTGCGGCTGCTCGGCCCCGGACCATTCCCACGATCACACCCATAGTCACGATCACGACGGCGGCCCGAAGACGGTGCGCATCGAAGAGGACCTCCTCGCAAAGAACGACCGCCTGGCCGCCGGCAACCGCGCCCTCTTCCAGAACAAGAAGCTCTTCGTCCTCAACCTGGTGAGCTCGCCCGGCTCGGGCAAGACCTCGATCCTCGAGCGGACTTTGCGCGAGCTCTCCGGAGAGACCGCCTTCGCCGTTCTGGAGGGGGACCAGCAGACCGCCAACGATGCCGAGCGCATCGCCGCCACCGGGGTGCCGGTTCGGCAGATCAACACCGGCGCCGGCTGCCACCTCGACGCCCACATGGTCGGCCACGGGGTGGAGGACTTCGACCTCGACGCCACCGACATGCTGATGATCGAGAACGTCGGCAACCTCGTCTGCCCCGCCTCCTTCGACCTCGGCGAGGACCACAAGGTCGCCGTCCTCTCCGTCACCGAGGGGGAGGACAAGCCGGTCAAGTACCCCCACATGTTCCAGGCCGCCGACCTCCTGCTGATCAACAAGATCGACCTCCTCCCCCACCTCGACTTCGACCTGGAGCAGTGCAAGGGCTTCGCCCGCAAGGTCAATCCGGGGATCGAGATCCTCGAGCTCTCCTGCCGTAGCGGCGAGGGGATGGAGGGGTGGTACCGGTGGCTGGCCGAGGGGATGGAAAAGAAACGTAACGCGTGATCCGTGACGCGTGACGGGTAATCACCAACCAAGGTTTTCGCGGCACGGGTCACGTGTCACGCGTCACCGCCTTCAAGGAAAACCCATGTGCCTCGCAGTCCCCATGCAAGTGAAAAACATCGACGGAGACACCGCCCTGTGCGAGATCGACGGGGTGACCCGGGAGGCGAGCCTGATGATGGTGGAGGGGGTCGCGGTCGGGGATTACGTCCTCATCCACGCCGGCTTCGCCATCGAGAAGCTCGACGTCGCCGACGCCGAACAGACCCTCGCCCTCTTCCGCCAGGTCCTGGCCGACGGCGGACTCGTCGAATGAGGTACGCCGAGGCCTTCCGCGACCCGCAGGTGGCGAAGAAGCTCCTCGAACAGATCGCCGCGGCGGTCGAAGGGGTCGAACGCCCGCTGACCTTCATGGAGGTCTGCGGCACCCACACCATGGCCATCGCCCAGCACGGCATCCGCTCCCTCCTGCCGGAGCCGGTCCGCCTGATCTCCGGCCCCGGCTGCCCGGTCTGCGTCACCCCCGTCGGCTACGTCGACCGCGCCCTCGCCATCGCCCGCCGGCCCGACACGATCGTCGCCACCTTCGGCGACATGGTCCGGGTCCCCGGCTCCTCCGGAAGCCTCCTCGCCGAGAAGGCGCGTGGAGCCGACGTGCGCATCGTCTACTCCCCCCTCGACGCCGTCGCCCTCGCGGAAAAGACCCCAGAGAAAGAGGTCGTCTTCCTCGGGGTCGGCTTCGAGACGACCGCCCCGGCCGTCGCCGGGGCGATCCTCCAGGCCCGCGCCCGGAACCTGCCCAACTTCTCCGTCCTCGCCGCCCACAAGACGATGCCCGCCCCCATGGCCGCCCTCACGAGCGACCCCGAGCTGCGGGTCGACGGCTACCTCTGCCCGGCCCACGTCAGCGCCGTCATCGGCCCCGAGGCCTATCTGCCCCTCGCGAAGGAGCACGGGGTCCCCTGCGTCGTCACCGGCTTCGAGCCCCTCGACGTCCTGCAGGGGGTGCTGATGCTCGCCCGCCAGGCGGCCGCGGGCGAGGCGCGGGTGGAGAACCAGTACAGCCGCATCGTCAAGCCGGGGGGGAACAAGAAGGCGCAGGGGATGCTCGAAGAGGTCTTCGAAGCCTGCGACGCCGACTGGCGGGGGATCGGGACCATCGCCGGCAGCGGCCTGCGCCTGCGCCCCGCGTTCGCATCCTTCGACGCCGAGGCGCGGTTTTCGGTGACGGTCGAGGAGCCGGCCGAGCACCCGGGCTGCCTCTGCGGCGAGATCCTCAAGGGGAAGGCCGCCCCCCCCGACTGCCCCCTCTTCAAGACCGCCTGCACCCCCGAGGCCCCGGTCGGGGCCTGCATGGTTTCCAGCGAGGGGACCTGCGCGGCTTCTTTTAAATACGGGACCTGAGAAAGGCCCCAAGACCTCAACCCCTCGTTTTGCCTTGGATTTCATTAGCGCCTTTGCGGCCTTGAGCGAATGAAATGAGCGGGCGTGAGACCGAATTGGCCTTTGAATGAAAATGTTTCAGAACGCCTGATAGACTTGTCACCATCACCATCACCCCCGCCCCTGGGAGTAATCCATGCAATCGGACATCATCCTCCTCGGCCACGGCAGCGGCGGCCGCCTCAGCCACCAGCTCCTCGACGACCTGATCATCCCGATCCTCCCCGGGATGGACCGCAGCGACCAGAACGACGCGGCGATCCTGGATAACGTCGGCGAACGGGTCGCCTTCACCACCGACTCCTACGTGGTCGACCCGATCTTCTTTCCCGGCGGCAACATCGGCGACCTGGCGGTCAACGGCACGGTCAACGACCTGGCGATGGCCGGCGCGCGCCCCCTGGCGATCTCCGTCGGGCTGATCCTCGAGGAGGGCCTGCCCATCGCCGAACTGCGCGAGGTGCTGACGGCGATGAAGGAGGCCGCCGAGGAGGCCGGGGTCGCCATCGTCACCGGCGACACCAAGGTCGTCCCCCGGGGCAAGGCCGACAAGATCTTCATCAACACCTCGGGGATCGGCATCTTCGACCACGGCCTCGAGATCGGCGGCAGCGGCGCCCGCCCCGGCGACAAGGTGCTGATCAACGGCACCATCGGCGACCACGGCATGGCGGTCCTCGCCCGCAGGGAGGGGCTCGAGCTTGGTTCCGACATCCGCACCGACAGCGCCCCCCTGGCGACCCTCGTCGCCGAGATCATCGGGGCCGGCGGCGGGGCGGTTCACGCCCTGCGCGACCCGACCCGCGGCGGGGTCGCCACGACCATCAAGGAGATCGCCCTGCAGTCGGAGGCGGAGATCACCCTCTTCGAAGAGGCCCTGCCGGTAAGCCCGGCGGTCGCAGGGGCCTGCGCCATCCTCGGCCTCGACCCCCTCTACGTCGCCAACGAGGGGAAGCTCCTGGCGGTCGTCGCCCCCGAGGCGGCCGACGCCGTCCTCGCGGCGATGCGCGCCCACCCGGCGGGACGGGAGGCGACCCTCATCGGCGAGGTCGCCGAAAGTGGCGAGGGGAGGGTTCTCATGCGCACCGCCATCGGCGGCATGCGCGCCATCGAGATGCTCTCCGGGGAGCAGCTGCCGCGGATCTGCTGATCGGTTAAAAACCGAAAGATCGCCACAGAGACACGGAGACACAGAGGAAAGGCCAAAAGAACAAT
It encodes:
- the hypB gene encoding hydrogenase nickel incorporation protein HypB, whose product is MCIDCGCSAPDHSHDHTHSHDHDGGPKTVRIEEDLLAKNDRLAAGNRALFQNKKLFVLNLVSSPGSGKTSILERTLRELSGETAFAVLEGDQQTANDAERIAATGVPVRQINTGAGCHLDAHMVGHGVEDFDLDATDMLMIENVGNLVCPASFDLGEDHKVAVLSVTEGEDKPVKYPHMFQAADLLLINKIDLLPHLDFDLEQCKGFARKVNPGIEILELSCRSGEGMEGWYRWLAEGMEKKRNA
- the hypD gene encoding hydrogenase formation protein HypD, with amino-acid sequence MRYAEAFRDPQVAKKLLEQIAAAVEGVERPLTFMEVCGTHTMAIAQHGIRSLLPEPVRLISGPGCPVCVTPVGYVDRALAIARRPDTIVATFGDMVRVPGSSGSLLAEKARGADVRIVYSPLDAVALAEKTPEKEVVFLGVGFETTAPAVAGAILQARARNLPNFSVLAAHKTMPAPMAALTSDPELRVDGYLCPAHVSAVIGPEAYLPLAKEHGVPCVVTGFEPLDVLQGVLMLARQAAAGEARVENQYSRIVKPGGNKKAQGMLEEVFEACDADWRGIGTIAGSGLRLRPAFASFDAEARFSVTVEEPAEHPGCLCGEILKGKAAPPDCPLFKTACTPEAPVGACMVSSEGTCAASFKYGT
- a CDS encoding HypC/HybG/HupF family hydrogenase formation chaperone produces the protein MCLAVPMQVKNIDGDTALCEIDGVTREASLMMVEGVAVGDYVLIHAGFAIEKLDVADAEQTLALFRQVLADGGLVE
- the hypE gene encoding hydrogenase expression/formation protein HypE; protein product: MQSDIILLGHGSGGRLSHQLLDDLIIPILPGMDRSDQNDAAILDNVGERVAFTTDSYVVDPIFFPGGNIGDLAVNGTVNDLAMAGARPLAISVGLILEEGLPIAELREVLTAMKEAAEEAGVAIVTGDTKVVPRGKADKIFINTSGIGIFDHGLEIGGSGARPGDKVLINGTIGDHGMAVLARREGLELGSDIRTDSAPLATLVAEIIGAGGGAVHALRDPTRGGVATTIKEIALQSEAEITLFEEALPVSPAVAGACAILGLDPLYVANEGKLLAVVAPEAADAVLAAMRAHPAGREATLIGEVAESGEGRVLMRTAIGGMRAIEMLSGEQLPRIC